The Plutella xylostella chromosome 12, ilPluXylo3.1, whole genome shotgun sequence genome includes a window with the following:
- the LOC105383273 gene encoding ELAV-like protein 2, whose product MSESCQETNNCHGNIEYGPDESPTKLIINYIPEVMTQDMMFSLFSTMGKLESCKLIANRGYGFVEYSSPEDAIKAKKAFNGLLMQNKTLKVSHALLNPEAKPPTKPEADWNLYVCNLPNELTLQDLHGLFAQFGKIVNSRIAAGIAFVLYEHQYEAERAIQNINGSTPPGFLHPLTVKYANKSNPHKSKPNNNHFSKSALVKPYQWMNHMGAMGDHNSPSTWSIYVYNISPEVEELTLWQLFGPYGAIVSVKIIKDHQTNKSKGFGFVTMRNYDQAAMAIQALNGYVLSSQALSVSFKTQKR is encoded by the coding sequence ATGTCGGAATCGTGTCAAGAAACTAATAATTGTCATGGAAATATCGAATATGGACCCGACGAATCGCCCACCAAACTTATCATCAATTACATTCCTGAAGTTATGACCCAGGATATGATGTTTTCGTTATTTTCAACCATGGGTAAACTAGAAAGTTGCAAACTGATAGCGAACCGAGGGTACGGGTTCGTCGAGTACAGCTCCCCCGAGGATGCAATCAAGGCGAAGAAGGCGTTCAACGGGCTGCTAATGCAGAACAAGACACTGAAGGTATCGCACGCGCTGCTGAACCCCGAAGCGAAGCCTCCGACGAAGCCGGAAGCCGACTGGAACCTGTACGTGTGCAACCTTCCCAACGAGCTCACGCTTCAAGACCTGCACGGGTTGTTCGCGCAGTTCGGCAAGATAGTGAACTCGCGCATCGCCGCCGGCATCGCCTTCGTGCTGTACGAGCACCAGTACGAGGCAGAGCGAGCCATCCAGAACATCAACGGCTCAACTCCTCCAGGCTTTTTACACCCTTTGACTGTTAAGTACGCTAATAAGAGTAACCCTCATAAATCTAAACCTAATAATAATCACTTTTCTAAGAGCGCCTTAGTAAAACCTTATCAATGGATGAACCATATGGGTGCTATGGGTGACCATAACTCGCCAAGCACATGGTCCATCTATGTTTACAACATTTCCCCAGAGGTTGAAGAACTGACTTTATGGCAGCTGTTTGGGCCTTATGGTGCTATTGTAtctgttaaaattattaaggACCATCAGACTAATAAGAGTAAAGGCTTTGGTTTTGTTACTATGAGGAATTATGACCAAGCCGCGATGGCAATCCAAGCTCTGAATGGCTATGTGTTATCATCGCAGGCCTTGTCTGTTAGCTTTAAAACCCAAAAGAGATAA